From the genome of Solanum pennellii chromosome 6, SPENNV200:
TGTATAATCGAAGGCACACTACAAAGAAGTCCAATTTAGAAGCTACTGCTCTGCCCTTCACTTCCAGTcatgaaaacaaaaaagacaAAAGGAAGGAGATTGATGTGCCTTGCCTTTCCCTGCCTCCTCCTTCAGTTATGAAGGATAAAGGGAAAGCAATTGCTGAGCCTTTCAGTAGCTTATCCCCTGAGACTAGGCAAGATAAGGGGAAAAGAGCAGTTGTTCTGTCTACCCCAGTTTCAGGAAATAAAGCTGTAGATAACAATCGAAGGCAGACTGCAAAGAGGTCTAATTTAGAAGCTACTGCTCTGCCATTCACTTCCAATCATGAAAACAAAAAGGACAAAAGGAAGGAGATTGATGAGCCATTCCTTTCCCTGCCTCCTCCTACAGCTATGAAGGATAAAGGGAAAGCAATTGCTGAGCCTTTCAGTAGCTTATCTCCTGAGACTAGGCAAGAGAAGGGGAAACGAGCAGTTGTTCTGTCTACCCCTGTTTCAGGAAATAAGAAGACGAAAGGTATTCATGAGCCTTTCATGACTTCTTCTCCTCAGAAGGT
Proteins encoded in this window:
- the LOC107021400 gene encoding uncharacterized protein LOC107021400 isoform X2 translates to MATQRNNPNCSKSMADQRNNQNPNNSKSMNKKRQPFADISNFNLIPTSTLRKLCSFSSPSTSKPQNAIPKPPISDSNSSKPNYKEANSETSVPSSDFNSVQNPNAGRGNEAVLYNRRHTTKKSNLEATALPFTSSHENKKDKRKEIDVPCLSLPPPSVMKDKGKAIAEPFSSLSPETRQDKGKRAVVLSTPVSGNKAVDNNRRQTAKRSNLEATALPFTSNHENKKDKRKEIDEPFLSLPPPTAMKDKGKAIAEPFSSLSPETRQEKGKRAVVLSTPVSGNKKTKGIHEPFMTSSPQKVKSKAQAISLEHFPSDEKAAEGTFGASTGIRSSLKKTRGKGMVDASVFSCPTLPKKRTNSHMRYEACCDGVVC